In Mycolicibacterium alvei, a single window of DNA contains:
- a CDS encoding MaoC/PaaZ C-terminal domain-containing protein, with protein sequence MTTEAISVAVGSELPPLRLGAVSRTTLALFAGASGDHNPMHIDIDVAKSAGLPDVFAHGMLSMAYLGRLLTGWVAPESIRSYGVRFAAITPVRAEPTAHARITAVETVDGERRVTLALTMTLADGTETLSGDAVVAI encoded by the coding sequence ATGACAACCGAAGCCATATCCGTAGCGGTCGGATCCGAGCTGCCGCCGCTCCGGCTCGGTGCCGTGAGCCGAACCACCCTGGCCCTGTTCGCCGGGGCGTCCGGAGATCACAACCCGATGCACATCGATATCGACGTGGCGAAGTCGGCCGGCCTGCCCGATGTCTTCGCCCACGGCATGCTCTCGATGGCCTATCTGGGCCGCCTGCTGACCGGTTGGGTTGCCCCCGAGTCCATCCGGTCCTACGGCGTGCGGTTCGCGGCGATCACCCCCGTGCGCGCCGAGCCGACGGCGCACGCCCGCATCACCGCTGTCGAGACGGTGGACGGGGAACGTCGTGTCACCCTGGCCCTCACGATGACCCTGGCCGACGGCACCGAAACACTCTCGGGCGACGCCGTCGTCGCGATCTAG
- a CDS encoding SDR family NAD(P)-dependent oxidoreductase: protein MGNLDGKVAIVTGAGRGIGQCIALKLAAEGAAVVVNDLDEGPAADTASAVEKVGGRSVPVAGSVTEDGFAERFVGAAVEHFGGLDIIVNNAGYTWDSVVQKMTDDQWDAILDVHLKAPFRILRAAQPVISQLVKSAQSDGVPVPCRKVVNISSVAGLGGNPGQANYAAAKAGVTGLTKTLAKEWGRYNVTVNTVAFGLIRTRLTSTPAGGDGSIDVEGREIKVGVNPDLLATMERSIPLGRAGSPGEAAGAVYLMCAPESDYVSGQTLICAGGFNI, encoded by the coding sequence ATGGGAAATCTGGACGGGAAGGTGGCCATCGTCACCGGCGCCGGTCGCGGTATCGGACAGTGCATTGCGCTGAAGCTGGCCGCCGAGGGCGCCGCCGTCGTCGTCAATGACCTGGACGAGGGGCCTGCCGCCGACACCGCGAGCGCTGTCGAGAAGGTCGGCGGAAGGTCTGTTCCGGTGGCGGGCAGCGTGACCGAGGACGGCTTCGCGGAGCGGTTCGTCGGTGCGGCGGTCGAGCACTTCGGCGGGCTGGACATCATCGTCAACAACGCGGGATACACCTGGGATTCGGTCGTGCAGAAGATGACCGACGATCAGTGGGATGCGATCCTGGATGTCCATCTCAAGGCGCCGTTCCGGATCCTGCGCGCCGCACAGCCGGTGATCTCGCAGCTGGTGAAATCCGCACAATCCGATGGCGTGCCGGTGCCGTGCCGCAAGGTGGTCAACATCTCATCGGTGGCCGGCCTGGGCGGCAATCCGGGACAGGCCAACTATGCCGCCGCAAAGGCCGGTGTGACGGGCCTGACCAAGACGCTGGCCAAGGAGTGGGGGCGCTACAACGTCACCGTGAACACCGTTGCGTTCGGTCTGATTCGGACCCGTCTCACGAGCACCCCGGCCGGGGGTGACGGCAGCATCGATGTCGAGGGCCGGGAGATCAAGGTCGGGGTGAACCCCGACCTGCTGGCCACGATGGAGCGCTCGATCCCGTTGGGGCGAGCCGGTAGTCCCGGTGAAGCTGCAGGAGCGGTGTACCTGATGTGTGCACCCGAATCGGACTACGTCAGCGGACAGACCCTGATCTGTGCCGGCGGATTTAACATCTGA
- a CDS encoding metallophosphoesterase family protein, whose product MIDHESRDRQPVLWAISDLHTGHNGNKPVTESLYPASPDDWLIVAGDVGERTDEIRWALDLLRKRFAKVIWVPGNHELWTTNKDPMQIFGRSRYDYLVDMCDQMGVITPEHPFPVWTEQGGPATIVPMFLLYDYTFLPEGASNKAEGLAIARDRNIVGSDEFLLSSEPYATRDAWCRDRVAATRKRLEDLDWMTPTVLVNHFPLVREPCDAMFYPEFSLWCGTTATKDWHTRYNAICSVYGHLHIPRTTWYDEVRFEEVSVGYPREWRRRKPFRWLRQILPDPNYPPGYLNEFGGHFQITNEMRTHAQQMQERIKARRA is encoded by the coding sequence ATGATTGATCACGAGTCCAGGGACCGGCAACCAGTCCTGTGGGCGATCAGCGATCTGCATACCGGGCATAACGGGAACAAGCCGGTGACCGAGTCGCTGTACCCGGCCTCGCCGGACGATTGGCTGATCGTGGCCGGTGATGTCGGGGAGCGCACCGATGAGATCCGATGGGCGCTGGACCTGCTGCGCAAGCGGTTCGCGAAGGTCATCTGGGTTCCGGGTAACCACGAACTGTGGACCACGAACAAGGACCCGATGCAGATCTTCGGCCGGTCCCGCTACGACTATCTGGTCGACATGTGCGACCAGATGGGCGTCATCACCCCCGAGCATCCGTTCCCGGTGTGGACCGAACAGGGCGGTCCGGCCACGATCGTGCCGATGTTCCTGCTCTACGACTACACGTTCCTGCCCGAGGGTGCTTCGAACAAGGCCGAGGGGTTGGCCATTGCCCGGGACCGCAACATCGTCGGCTCCGATGAGTTCCTGTTGTCCAGTGAGCCCTATGCGACGCGCGATGCCTGGTGTCGTGACCGGGTGGCGGCCACCCGCAAGCGACTCGAAGACCTGGACTGGATGACCCCGACGGTTCTGGTCAACCACTTTCCCTTGGTCCGCGAACCCTGCGATGCGATGTTCTATCCGGAGTTCTCGCTGTGGTGCGGTACGACGGCCACCAAGGACTGGCACACGCGCTACAACGCGATCTGCTCGGTGTACGGCCACCTGCATATACCGCGGACCACCTGGTATGACGAGGTTCGCTTCGAAGAGGTGTCGGTCGGCTATCCGCGGGAGTGGCGCCGCCGCAAGCCCTTCCGCTGGCTGCGCCAGATCCTGCCCGACCCCAATTACCCACCCGGGTATCTCAACGAGTTCGGCGGACATTTCCAGATCACCAACGAGATGCGCACCCACGCCCAGCAGATGCAGGAGCGGATCAAGGCGCGGCGCGCATGA
- a CDS encoding lipid-transfer protein: MGTRAMIAGVGMIPFSTPRHTETYDVMGEKATKAALADAGLGYDAVQQAYVGYVYGDSTSGQAALYRVGATGIPVVNVNNNCATGSSALFLARQAIEHGIADVVLALGFEQMQRGALAMAYTDRPTPFDSFGAVVHRIQGESEAPFAAQYFGGAGREYCEKYGMDESVFARIAVKARAHAAHNPYAVFRDPLTVEEVLASPAIYGPLTRLQCCPPTCGAAAAILVSESYARSRGMDCGVAVRAQAMSSDSASTFEDNSMMKIVGYDMTRAAAQQVYDSAGVGPADIGVVELHDCFTTNELLTYEALGLTPEGTAEKFIAEGDNTYGGRVVTNPSGGLLSKGHPLGATGLAQCAELVWQLRGTAGPRQVDGVRLALQHNIGLGGAAVVSLYEKVS; encoded by the coding sequence TTGGGAACGCGCGCAATGATCGCCGGTGTCGGGATGATCCCGTTCAGCACGCCACGACACACCGAGACCTACGACGTGATGGGGGAGAAGGCCACCAAGGCGGCACTGGCCGACGCCGGCCTGGGGTACGACGCGGTGCAGCAGGCCTATGTCGGATACGTCTACGGCGACTCGACGTCGGGTCAGGCCGCCCTGTACCGGGTGGGCGCCACCGGCATTCCGGTCGTCAACGTCAACAACAACTGTGCCACCGGATCCTCGGCACTGTTTCTGGCCCGCCAGGCCATCGAGCACGGAATCGCCGATGTGGTACTCGCCCTGGGCTTCGAGCAGATGCAGCGCGGCGCCCTGGCGATGGCCTACACCGACCGTCCGACACCATTCGACAGTTTCGGCGCCGTGGTGCACCGAATCCAGGGTGAGAGTGAAGCCCCTTTTGCCGCCCAATATTTCGGTGGTGCGGGCCGTGAGTACTGCGAGAAGTACGGCATGGACGAATCTGTGTTCGCGCGGATCGCGGTCAAGGCCCGTGCGCATGCCGCGCACAATCCGTACGCGGTGTTCCGCGATCCGCTCACCGTCGAGGAGGTGCTGGCGTCGCCGGCCATCTACGGGCCGTTGACCCGACTGCAATGCTGCCCGCCCACCTGCGGTGCGGCCGCAGCGATCCTGGTCAGCGAGAGCTACGCCCGTAGTCGCGGTATGGACTGCGGCGTGGCGGTGCGCGCGCAGGCGATGAGTAGCGATTCCGCGTCCACCTTCGAGGACAACTCGATGATGAAGATCGTCGGTTACGACATGACCCGGGCCGCGGCGCAGCAGGTGTACGACAGCGCCGGGGTCGGCCCGGCCGACATCGGGGTGGTGGAGTTGCACGACTGCTTCACCACCAACGAACTGTTGACCTATGAGGCGCTGGGGCTCACGCCCGAGGGCACCGCGGAGAAGTTCATCGCCGAGGGGGACAACACCTACGGCGGTCGGGTGGTGACCAATCCGTCGGGTGGTCTGCTGTCCAAGGGACATCCGCTCGGTGCCACCGGGTTGGCGCAGTGCGCCGAACTGGTCTGGCAACTGCGTGGAACGGCCGGACCTCGACAGGTGGACGGAGTCCGCCTGGCCCTGCAACACAACATCGGGCTGGGCGGCGCGGCCGTTGTCAGCCTGTACGAGAAGGTGAGCTGA
- the pptT gene encoding 4'-phosphopantetheinyl transferase PptT: protein MSGTLLGQVLPDMPDKLAAAELYDDPPELTALPEEAALVARAVAKRRNEFTTVRHCARRALGELGVGPVPILKGDKGEPCWPDGIVGSLTHCQGFRGAVVGRAGGVRSVGIDAEPHDVLPDGVLGAISLPLERSELGGLPDGLHWDRILFCAKEATYKAWYPLTHRWLGFEDAHITFAVAESGVAGTFRSQILVDPAAEHGPPLTTLDGRWSVRDGVTLTAIVL, encoded by the coding sequence ATGAGCGGCACGTTGCTGGGGCAGGTGCTGCCCGATATGCCGGACAAACTCGCCGCGGCCGAGTTGTACGACGACCCGCCGGAATTGACGGCGCTGCCCGAGGAGGCCGCACTGGTGGCCCGCGCGGTAGCCAAGCGGCGCAACGAGTTCACCACGGTGCGCCACTGCGCCCGCCGGGCGTTGGGTGAACTGGGGGTAGGTCCGGTGCCGATCCTCAAGGGGGACAAGGGCGAGCCGTGCTGGCCCGACGGGATCGTCGGCAGCCTGACGCATTGTCAGGGCTTTCGTGGTGCAGTGGTCGGCCGGGCGGGCGGGGTGCGATCGGTGGGTATCGACGCCGAACCGCACGACGTACTACCCGACGGGGTGCTGGGCGCGATCTCGCTGCCGTTGGAGCGGTCCGAGCTCGGCGGGCTACCGGACGGTCTGCACTGGGACCGGATCCTGTTCTGCGCCAAGGAGGCCACCTACAAGGCCTGGTATCCGTTGACGCACCGCTGGCTGGGTTTCGAGGATGCCCACATCACCTTCGCGGTGGCGGAGTCCGGTGTGGCCGGAACCTTCCGATCCCAGATCCTCGTCGACCCGGCCGCCGAACACGGGCCGCCATTGACCACACTGGACGGCCGGTGGTCGGTGCGCGACGGCGTCACGTTGACGGCGATCGTGCTGTGA
- a CDS encoding MaoC family dehydratase N-terminal domain-containing protein, giving the protein MPVDSGAIGTELPPTELTIDAGRLRFFAKTIGETDPVFTDVEAARAAGNPDLPVPPTFLFSIELERPDPFDWVSNLGIDLRHVLHGEQRFVYHATAYAGDTVTARPTIVDVYSKKGGALEFVVKKTAVLHADGRLLADLESVLVVRNPEGNR; this is encoded by the coding sequence ATGCCCGTGGATTCGGGTGCCATCGGCACCGAACTGCCACCCACCGAACTGACCATCGACGCCGGGCGATTGAGGTTCTTCGCCAAGACGATCGGCGAAACGGACCCCGTCTTCACCGACGTCGAGGCGGCGAGAGCGGCCGGGAATCCCGACCTCCCGGTGCCTCCGACGTTTCTGTTCTCGATAGAACTGGAGCGTCCGGACCCCTTCGACTGGGTGAGCAACCTCGGCATCGACCTGCGCCACGTCCTGCACGGCGAACAGCGGTTCGTCTATCACGCGACGGCATATGCCGGTGACACCGTGACCGCCAGGCCCACGATCGTCGACGTCTACAGCAAGAAGGGCGGCGCCCTGGAGTTCGTGGTCAAGAAGACGGCTGTCCTGCATGCCGACGGCAGGCTGCTCGCCGATCTCGAATCCGTTCTCGTCGTGCGGAATCCAGAGGGGAATCGATGA
- a CDS encoding PucR family transcriptional regulator → MASQLTANEAIVACAHDLAAQLDDVAAQLSEQLAGSVPEFFDDDDLAREAEASAYGNVSAMLAVFRAEAVAEHVPIRPEVIAFASTVARRQLPLELLIQSYRVGQTLFSRLWLDVLAERLSDQQVFIEALHRSFDELNVYLDRVVAQLVSDYERERDRWLRGAAARRTALVERLLRGDRIPIDHAGRQLDHDLRAAQTALVAWTPSHGEVEQQLGALESCLTALLSAAGVSRMLMLPAGTCAMWAWVAGDLDTGRLAESSRALPHPDVLIAVGQTVHGLDAFRISHEQALAARRVASRMPAPARLTPHADVATVALMAGDMEESRRFVSRVLGELAARTAAAEQLRETLWVFLQEGGNTRRASERLFMHRNTVLYRLQRIEAVLGHPLDERRLDVEVALLLTTTFGDEILPADFSSAPRPGTEAAHPETPAD, encoded by the coding sequence GTGGCCAGTCAGCTCACCGCAAACGAGGCGATCGTTGCCTGCGCCCACGATCTGGCCGCGCAACTCGACGACGTTGCGGCGCAACTCAGTGAGCAACTGGCCGGATCGGTGCCCGAGTTCTTCGACGACGACGACCTGGCCCGGGAAGCCGAAGCGAGCGCGTACGGCAACGTCTCGGCCATGTTGGCCGTGTTCCGAGCAGAGGCCGTCGCCGAGCACGTGCCGATCCGACCGGAAGTGATCGCATTCGCGTCGACGGTAGCGCGTCGTCAGCTGCCACTGGAACTGCTCATCCAGTCCTATCGGGTGGGGCAAACACTGTTCTCACGACTGTGGCTGGACGTTCTCGCCGAGCGACTCTCCGACCAGCAGGTGTTCATCGAGGCCCTACACCGGAGCTTCGACGAACTCAACGTGTACCTCGACCGCGTTGTCGCACAACTGGTTTCCGATTACGAACGGGAGCGGGACCGGTGGCTGCGCGGTGCGGCGGCACGGCGCACTGCGCTGGTCGAGCGACTGCTCCGCGGGGACCGGATACCGATCGACCACGCCGGTCGCCAGCTCGATCACGACCTACGGGCGGCACAGACCGCGTTGGTGGCGTGGACCCCGTCGCACGGCGAGGTCGAGCAGCAACTCGGCGCGCTGGAATCCTGCCTCACCGCGCTACTTTCGGCGGCCGGGGTGTCCCGCATGCTGATGTTGCCGGCAGGTACCTGTGCCATGTGGGCCTGGGTAGCCGGGGATCTGGACACCGGTCGGCTGGCCGAATCCTCCCGGGCACTGCCGCACCCCGATGTGCTCATCGCCGTCGGCCAGACCGTCCACGGTCTCGATGCGTTCCGGATCAGCCACGAACAGGCGTTGGCGGCGCGTCGGGTGGCGTCCCGCATGCCGGCGCCGGCACGGCTCACCCCGCATGCCGATGTCGCGACCGTCGCGCTGATGGCCGGAGATATGGAGGAGTCCCGCCGCTTCGTGTCCCGGGTTCTCGGTGAACTCGCCGCCCGAACCGCCGCGGCCGAGCAGTTGCGCGAGACCCTGTGGGTGTTCCTGCAGGAGGGCGGAAACACGCGGCGCGCCAGTGAACGGCTGTTCATGCACCGCAACACGGTGCTCTACCGGCTGCAGCGAATCGAGGCCGTGCTGGGCCATCCGCTCGACGAGCGCCGCCTGGACGTGGAGGTGGCATTGCTGCTCACCACCACATTCGGCGACGAGATCCTGCCGGCCGATTTCTCCTCGGCGCCGCGGCCCGGCACCGAGGCCGCGCACCCGGAGACCCCGGCCGACTGA
- a CDS encoding acyl-CoA synthetase, whose amino-acid sequence MYLTQGLHRGLQQTPDDPMTICAGRERTFAAVAARVARLAGGLRDLGVKSGDRVAMLALNSDCYHEYLLAVPWADGVLNPVNIRWSAAEIIYALNDSGTKALIVDDAHLELLDPIRSGCTQLSTVIYCGAGTAPEGTVDYEQLLAGAAAVEDARRGGNELAGVFYTGGTTGDPKGVMLSHAAMVTSWLGALASGHLFASGQRSRYLHAAPMFHLADLAAWGAATLLGGTHVMVPRFDPIAVLSTIQSHRVTDVALVPTMVQAIVDHPDLSTYDLTSVRTVLYGASPIPQALLERAAAALPDARFTQAYGMTELSPIATLLGPEDHINPALLRSAGRAAPNCEVRIVDDGGAEVPRGTVGEIVVRGGNVMLGYWNKPHETAAAVRDGWMYTGDGGFMDEAGYVFIVDRLKDMIVTGGENVYSVEVENAVARNPGVAQCAVIGVPDQDWGERVHAVVVLRPGAQATDEEIRRHAKQYIAGYKAPRSVEFVEALPVSAAGKVLKRELRKQHWPDGCQV is encoded by the coding sequence ATGTACTTGACCCAAGGACTGCATCGAGGATTGCAACAAACCCCCGACGACCCGATGACGATCTGTGCGGGGCGGGAACGGACGTTCGCGGCCGTGGCCGCCCGCGTTGCCCGACTGGCCGGAGGGCTGCGGGATCTGGGGGTGAAGTCCGGCGATCGGGTAGCCATGCTGGCGTTGAACTCCGACTGCTATCACGAGTACCTGCTCGCAGTGCCCTGGGCGGACGGCGTGCTCAATCCGGTCAACATCCGCTGGAGCGCTGCCGAAATCATCTATGCGCTCAACGATTCGGGCACCAAGGCGCTGATCGTCGATGACGCACACCTGGAACTGCTCGACCCGATCCGGTCCGGCTGTACGCAGCTGTCGACCGTGATCTACTGCGGTGCCGGCACAGCGCCCGAGGGAACGGTGGATTACGAGCAACTGCTCGCGGGTGCAGCCGCCGTCGAAGATGCCCGGCGGGGCGGCAATGAACTGGCCGGCGTGTTCTACACCGGTGGCACCACCGGAGATCCCAAGGGAGTGATGCTTTCCCATGCGGCGATGGTGACATCGTGGCTGGGCGCCCTGGCCTCCGGTCATCTGTTCGCATCGGGGCAGCGCAGCCGCTACCTGCACGCCGCGCCGATGTTCCACCTGGCCGACCTGGCCGCGTGGGGCGCGGCGACGCTGCTCGGCGGTACCCATGTGATGGTGCCGCGTTTCGACCCCATCGCGGTGCTCTCGACGATTCAGTCTCACCGTGTCACCGATGTCGCGCTGGTCCCGACGATGGTCCAGGCGATCGTGGACCACCCGGATCTGTCCACGTACGACCTGACGAGTGTGCGAACGGTTCTCTATGGCGCATCGCCGATCCCGCAGGCACTACTGGAACGTGCTGCGGCGGCACTCCCGGATGCCCGGTTCACCCAGGCCTACGGGATGACCGAGTTGTCACCGATCGCAACACTGCTCGGGCCCGAAGACCACATCAACCCGGCACTGCTGCGTTCGGCGGGTCGGGCCGCACCCAACTGCGAGGTCCGGATCGTCGATGACGGGGGAGCCGAAGTGCCTCGGGGTACGGTCGGTGAGATCGTGGTCCGTGGCGGCAATGTCATGCTCGGCTATTGGAACAAGCCCCACGAAACCGCGGCCGCCGTCCGCGATGGCTGGATGTACACCGGTGACGGCGGATTCATGGACGAGGCCGGCTATGTGTTCATCGTGGACCGGTTGAAGGACATGATCGTCACCGGTGGAGAGAACGTGTACTCGGTCGAGGTGGAGAACGCGGTGGCGCGCAATCCCGGGGTGGCCCAATGCGCGGTCATCGGTGTGCCCGACCAGGATTGGGGTGAGCGGGTTCATGCCGTCGTCGTGCTGCGGCCCGGCGCCCAGGCAACCGACGAGGAGATCCGCCGCCACGCCAAGCAGTACATCGCCGGTTACAAGGCGCCGCGCAGTGTCGAGTTCGTCGAGGCGCTGCCGGTGTCGGCCGCCGGCAAGGTCCTCAAACGTGAACTGCGCAAGCAGCACTGGCCCGACGGCTGCCAGGTGTAG
- a CDS encoding TetR/AcrR family transcriptional regulator yields MVVKPDESRSGRPARGTRPANRRSLIIAAAADLFYRRGYAQVSMKEIAGAVAIGPSALYRHFSSKQDLLQAVVSDALGVVDALLDRLLADPTIEPTAEIARTMLEHRAIGALWHAEARHLADGVRTQLRHQLRGIGARLAELVQRRRDGVDATTADLLAWCALAATTSVSFHSVELPTDRFVRLLAEMTQAAMTAHVPRLRRGPGPTAAEGGSWSPSRREEILTSAMKLFARNGFASVGIEDIGASVGIAGPSVYNHFAAKEDILAAAITRGRELLYADLHRRLARAADPRDALGRLLIGYAEFVFESPESIQVLISETGHLPATEQDRTRAAQHEYIDEWVGLLRQLKPHWEPIECRVRVQAALSVINDVAATPHLRAVVDVEQATISVSAAVLGYD; encoded by the coding sequence ATGGTGGTGAAGCCGGACGAGTCGCGTTCAGGCCGTCCCGCTCGTGGCACCCGGCCGGCCAACCGGCGCAGTCTCATCATCGCCGCGGCGGCGGATCTGTTCTACCGCCGAGGCTACGCACAGGTTTCGATGAAAGAGATCGCCGGCGCCGTGGCTATCGGCCCGTCTGCCCTGTATCGGCATTTCTCGAGCAAGCAGGACCTGCTTCAGGCAGTGGTGAGTGACGCACTCGGCGTGGTGGATGCGCTGCTGGACCGGCTGCTGGCCGACCCGACGATCGAGCCGACAGCCGAGATCGCCAGGACCATGTTGGAGCACCGCGCGATCGGCGCCCTCTGGCATGCCGAGGCCCGTCACCTCGCCGACGGTGTCAGAACGCAACTGCGACACCAGTTACGGGGGATCGGTGCCCGGCTCGCCGAGCTCGTGCAACGCCGGCGTGATGGTGTCGACGCTACGACGGCCGACCTGCTCGCCTGGTGCGCCCTGGCGGCTACCACGAGTGTGTCGTTTCACAGCGTGGAGTTGCCGACCGACCGGTTTGTGCGCCTGCTCGCCGAGATGACCCAGGCCGCGATGACGGCCCACGTGCCACGGTTGCGGCGTGGACCGGGGCCGACCGCCGCCGAGGGCGGATCGTGGTCGCCCAGCCGGCGTGAGGAGATCCTGACGTCGGCGATGAAGCTGTTCGCCCGCAACGGATTTGCCAGTGTCGGGATCGAAGACATCGGGGCCAGTGTCGGCATCGCCGGCCCCAGCGTCTACAACCACTTCGCCGCCAAGGAGGACATCCTGGCCGCGGCGATAACCCGGGGTCGGGAACTGTTGTACGCCGATCTGCATCGCCGGCTCGCTCGGGCGGCAGACCCGCGGGATGCCCTGGGACGCCTACTGATCGGATATGCCGAGTTCGTCTTCGAAAGCCCCGAGTCGATTCAGGTACTGATCTCGGAGACCGGGCACCTGCCCGCAACCGAACAAGACCGTACCCGCGCTGCACAGCACGAGTACATCGACGAGTGGGTGGGGCTGCTGCGCCAGCTGAAACCGCACTGGGAGCCGATTGAGTGCCGGGTCCGGGTGCAGGCGGCGCTGAGCGTCATCAACGATGTGGCGGCGACGCCGCACCTGCGCGCGGTCGTCGATGTCGAGCAGGCCACCATCTCGGTGAGTGCCGCTGTGCTGGGGTACGACTGA
- a CDS encoding enoyl-CoA hydratase/isomerase family protein, with protein sequence MVHQAIQDGIVTLTLQRPHRLNALTWETMRQMRDAIADLGADPEVRALVITGTGRAFCAGLDLIDLAGTEDIRAVVEREMADSLNPLCQAIAEAPVPVVAAVNGPCAGGGLGLALLADITIAAESSYFLVPQVSSLGVVPDAGATWVLPRLIGRARALGMSLTGDRIDAVQAERWGLIWRCVPDGELLTQAHDIAIALGRRPDTVVATRALLDGAMSAGLPDQLAAETQAQSIALRTTDALASITRFTAKSQRDRDSEA encoded by the coding sequence ATGGTGCACCAGGCAATTCAGGACGGGATCGTCACGCTCACATTGCAGCGGCCACATCGGCTCAACGCCCTCACCTGGGAAACGATGCGGCAGATGCGGGACGCGATCGCCGACCTCGGCGCCGACCCCGAGGTGCGGGCGCTGGTGATCACCGGTACCGGCCGCGCGTTCTGCGCCGGGCTCGACCTGATCGACCTTGCCGGCACCGAGGACATCCGCGCGGTCGTGGAGCGCGAGATGGCCGACAGCTTGAACCCCTTGTGTCAGGCAATTGCTGAGGCGCCGGTGCCGGTGGTGGCTGCCGTCAACGGCCCGTGTGCCGGGGGAGGCCTGGGTCTGGCCCTGTTGGCAGACATTACGATCGCCGCCGAATCGTCGTATTTTCTGGTGCCGCAGGTGAGTTCGCTCGGCGTCGTTCCCGACGCCGGAGCCACCTGGGTGCTGCCCCGCCTGATCGGGCGGGCGAGGGCACTCGGCATGTCGCTGACCGGAGATCGGATCGATGCTGTTCAGGCCGAGCGCTGGGGTCTGATCTGGCGCTGCGTACCCGATGGCGAACTGTTGACCCAAGCCCATGACATCGCCATCGCGCTGGGCCGCCGGCCGGATACCGTCGTGGCCACCCGGGCGCTGCTCGACGGTGCGATGTCGGCCGGCCTGCCCGACCAGCTTGCCGCCGAGACCCAGGCGCAGTCGATCGCACTTCGTACCACTGACGCACTGGCGAGCATCACGCGGTTCACCGCGAAATCTCAACGTGATCGTGATTCGGAGGCGTGA
- the truB gene encoding tRNA pseudouridine(55) synthase TruB, producing MTSHDVVGRCRRLFGTRKVGHAGTLDPMATGVLVVGIERATKILGLLTATDKSYSATIRLGQTTTTEDAEGEVLQSVSAAHVTNEQIESAVAALRGDIEQVPSAVSAIKVGGERSYKLVREGKTVELAARPVRIHRFEVLAVRGVDDFVDVDVDVDCSSGTYIRALARDVGAALGVGGHLTSLRRTKVGRYGLDEARTLDDLAEAARLSYSLDEACLVGFPRRDLTADETEDARHGRALKPAGINGIYAATAPDGRVIALLEDGSTKTKSVVVLRPATL from the coding sequence ATGACCAGCCATGACGTGGTGGGGCGGTGCCGGCGGTTGTTCGGTACCCGCAAGGTCGGCCACGCCGGCACCCTCGACCCGATGGCCACCGGGGTGCTGGTGGTCGGGATCGAACGCGCTACCAAGATCCTCGGCCTGCTCACCGCCACCGACAAGTCCTATTCGGCCACGATCCGGCTGGGGCAGACCACGACGACCGAAGATGCCGAAGGCGAAGTGCTGCAGTCGGTCTCAGCGGCACACGTGACGAATGAGCAGATCGAGTCCGCGGTCGCGGCGTTGCGCGGCGATATCGAGCAGGTGCCTTCGGCGGTCAGCGCCATCAAGGTCGGCGGCGAGCGGTCGTACAAGTTGGTACGCGAAGGCAAGACCGTCGAGCTGGCCGCCCGACCGGTTCGGATCCACCGGTTCGAGGTGCTCGCCGTCCGCGGTGTGGACGACTTCGTCGATGTGGACGTCGATGTGGACTGCTCGTCGGGCACCTATATCCGGGCGCTGGCCCGCGACGTGGGTGCTGCGCTCGGTGTCGGTGGGCACCTGACGTCCCTGCGGCGCACCAAGGTTGGGCGCTACGGACTCGACGAGGCACGCACGCTGGACGACCTCGCCGAGGCGGCGCGGCTGAGCTATTCACTCGACGAGGCGTGCCTGGTCGGCTTTCCGCGTCGCGATCTCACCGCAGACGAGACCGAGGACGCCCGGCACGGGAGGGCGCTGAAACCGGCCGGGATCAACGGGATCTACGCCGCCACCGCACCCGACGGCCGGGTCATCGCGCTGCTGGAAGACGGCAGCACGAAGACGAAATCTGTTGTCGTGCTGCGGCCCGCCACCCTGTAG